In Actinobacillus equuli, the genomic stretch ATAACGGACTAAATCCACTAAGCTGTCTAATACCAGATCGGCTTTCGCTTCGCCTTCTGCGGTAACCGCTTTACCGGTACGTACTAACACTTTTGTTTTCACGCCAGCAGCTTCAGCCGCTAACAGATCTTCTAATTTATCGCCGACCATATACGACTGAGCCGGATCAATATCCAAATCGGCAATCGCTTGAGTAAACATTCCAGCTTTCGGTTTACGACAATCGCAATCTTCTTTATATTCGCCTTTGCCTTCCGGGTGATGCGGACAATAGTAGATACCGTCTAACACAACCCTGTAATCTTCATCCAGCGACCAATCCATCCATTCCGTTAATTGATTAAATTGCTCTTCACTGAAATAGCCGCGCGCAATACCGGATTGATTGGTGACCAATACCAATAGATAACCTTTATCTTGTAGCTGCTTTAACGCCTTGCCGACACCCTCAATAAATTGAAAATCGTCAATTTGATGTACATAACCGTGATCAATATTGATCGTACCGTCACGATCTAAAAATATCGCTTTATTCGCCATTATTTCGTTCCTTTTACAAAATCAACCACCATTTGATGATGCTCACCGGTTTTGAATTTATCGAATACTTGCTCAATTATGCCCTGTTCATTCACTAAAAAACTGATACGGTGAATGCCGTCATAGGTTCTGCCCATAAATTTTTTCTCGCCCCATACACCGAATGCTTCGGCAACTTGGTGATCCGCATCAGACAATAGCGTGAAATTCAGTGCTTTTTTCTCGACAAATTGCGCTAATTTTTTCGGTAAATCTGGGCTAATGCCTAACACCACCACATTTAATTCCTCTAATTCCGACTTACTGTCACGTAAGCCGCAAGCTTGTGTAGTGCAGCCTGGGGTTAAGGCTTTCGGATAAAAATAAACCAGCACTTTTTTACCGGCAAATTGGCTAAGTGAAACCGGTTGTTCGTGCTGATCTAACAAAGTAAATTGAGGCGCTTGCTCGCCTGCTTTAAGTGTATTCATTGCAAAAAATTCCTAAAAAAAGACCGCTTGTATTCTACTACAAGCGGTCAAATCTTTGAATTTTTTTGCAAAAGCTATTCTAAAAAACCTTCCAATAATTCATTTAAAAATAGCTTACCGTGCTGGGTGATCTGCCAATATTTTTCGGTTTCCGTGATGTAATTTTTGCTTAATGCCCAATCCATCGTTGGTCTAACGATTTCACGATCAAGACCGGTGTAGAACTCAAATTCTTGTTTTGGGGTCGCTTCCAATAAGCGGAAACGATTCATAAAAAATTCAAACGGACGATCAGCAAGCTCAATCAAATCTTGGCTGTAGCGATATTCGCCTCGCATATAGCCTTTCGGATGTTTGGTTTTGCTGAAGCGGTAAATTTCGCCGGTCGGATAACTAATCTTACCGTGCGCTCCGCAACCAATCGCCAAATAGTCGCCAAAACGCCAATAATTGAGGTTATGACGGCATTGATAACCTTTTTTCGCATACGCCGAAGTTTCATACTGCTCATAGCCGGCGGCGGTGAGTAACTGATGACCTTGCTCGAAAATATCCCATAATTCGTCATCGTCCGGTAAAGTCGGCTGGCGATAATAAAACATTGTGTTCGGCTCAATGGTTAATTGATACCACGATAAATGTGGTGGTGCGAGCGCAATCCCCTGTCGTAAATCGTCCAGTGCTTGTGCCACCGATTGATTCGGTAAGCCGTGCATTAAGTCGATATTAAAACTTTGCAAACCGGATTTTGCAGAATTTTGTGCAAAAATGACCGCTTGTTTCGCTTCATTTGAATCATGGATTCGCCCGAGTTTGAGCAGTTTTTCCGGCTCGAAACTTTGGATCCCCATCGAAATACGTGTTACTCCACCCTGTGCATAGCCCAGAAAGCGTTCCGCTTCCGCCGTACCGGGATTCGCCTCTAGGGTAATCTCAATATTCTCTTCAAACGGAATACGCTTTTCGACTTCTGCCAACAGATAAGCAATCCCCTCTGCCGAAAACAGACTTGGTGTGCCGCCGCCAATAAAAATCGAATGAATTTTGCGATCACCGATTGCCGCCTGATAAGCGGTCAAATCTTGCGATAAATCTGCAAGTAAATGTTGAATATATTCCGCTTCCGGAATCACACCTTTTTGCGCATGTGAATTGAAATCGCAGTACGGACATTTTTGTACGCACCACGGAATATGGATATAAAGACTTAATGGAGGAAGGGCTAAATTCACGTTCTAACTACTATCATTAAATAAAAATGATGATAACGAAAACTCTTCACGCTGAAAAGCAAAGTTTTCTGTGAGAGAGATCACAAATCTAATATTCTTACCTTTACCGTCGGAACCAAACTGTTATGATTAATTCAATCCATTTTTACAAGTAAATTTGATAAATTCACTTCACAAAAATTTGTAAAAAAGAATTTCCGTGATCGTTCGGCGAAAAGTTTTACCGAACAATTTAATTATCCTATTACTAACGAGGTGTTTTATGGCTTCTCATTTTGATTATAGTGAATCTCGCCGCCATTTTATGAAACTCATGGCTGGAGTTGGAGCCGGTTTTGCGTTTTCCGGTACATTAGGCACTTTTTCAAATAGCGCTTTTGCTGCTACAGGTAAAAGTATTGAAGCGGGAATCGCTTATCCGATTTCTACCGGATTCGATCCTCTCACATCAAGTGGTGCATCATCATTAGCGGCTAACTTACATATTTTCGAAGGCTTAGTGGATTTACATCCGGCAACTCGCCAGCCTTATTTAGCTTTAGCGGCAAAAGAACCTGAACAAAAAGATGAGGTAACTTACCACATTACTTTACGTGAAGGCGCGACTTTCCACGATGGTAAACCCGTTACTACCGAAGATGTGGTTTACTCATTTGAACGTGTATTAGATCCAGCTAAAGCCTCACTATTCGCCCAATTTATTCCGTTTATCGCTTCGGTAAAAGCGCTTGACGATAAAGTGGTTGAATTTAAATTAAAATATCCGTTTGCCTTATTTAAAGAACGTTTAACCATTGTCAAAATCGTACCGAAACATATCGTAGAAGCCGGTCAATCTGCGTTTGATGCTAAACCTATCGGTTCCGGTCCTTATAAATTTGTGTCTGCGACCAAAGACGATCGCATTGTCTTTGAAGCCAATACCGCTTATAACGGTATTTATCCGGCTAAAGTAGATAAAATGACCTGGTTCTTATTATCAGACGATGCAGCTCGTGTGACCGCACAAGAATCCGGACGCGTACAAGCGATTGAATCCGTACCGTATCTCGATGCGGAACGCCTAAAACGTAAAGGAAAAGTGGAATCGGTGCAATCATTCGGATTACTGTTCTTAATGTTTAACTGTGAAAAAGCACCGTTTGATAATCCGAAAGTACGCCAAGCGTTACATTATGGCTTAGATACACAAAAATTAATCGATATTGTGTTCTTAGGCAATGCGAAAGCGGCAAGTTCTTATGTCCAAGACACCCATCCTGATTATGTAAAAGCTGCCAGCCAATATGATTTTGATAAAGCGAAAGCCGAAGCGCTTCTAGCAGAAGCCGGTATAACCTCATTAACCTTCGAATTACTGGCAACCGACCACGCTTGGGTGAAAGAATGCGCGCCACTTATTCTTGAGTCTTGGAACGCATTAAAAGGCGTAAAAGTTAGTTTGAAACACCTACAATCCGGTGCGCTTTATGGTGCTCATGTGGATAAAGGTGCATTCGAAGTGGTTATTGCACCGGGCGATCCGTCTGTGTTTGGTAACGACTTAGATTTATTACTCAGCTGGTGGTACCGTGGTGATGTTTGGCCGAAACGCCGTTTCCGTTGGGCGAATACACCGGAGTATGCCGAAGTGCAAAAATTACTTGATGAGGCTGTCCGCGCTAAAACGCCACTTGATGCAAAAGCCGCATGGGAAAAAGCGATCAATATTATTGCACAACAAGTGCCGCTTTACCCGATTGTACACCGTAAATTACCGACCGCATGGAGCGATAAATCTCTCACCGGTTTCCAACCGTTACCGACCACGGGCTTATCATTCCTTGGCGTAGAACGTAAATAACACTGACTTATTGCGGCAACGGATGTTGCCGCCTTCCTCTTAGATTTAAGCGATTGGTAAAAAAATGCTTAAATTTAACCGCTTGTACCCTTTCTAATAAAAACGGAGAATAAAATGGAAATTGTACTTCGCCTTTTACTGCGCCGTTTAATGGCATTGCCTATCATGATTTTAGGTGTTACCGCCTTAGTTTTTTTAGTCTTACAATTCACACCCGGTGATCCCGCCACAGTTGCCTTAGGTGAAAGTGCAACCGAAGCTGCCAAAGAGATCTATCGCGAACAACACGGTTTAAATGATCCGGTGATTGTTCAATATTTCCGTTTTCTCGGAAATTTGTTAGTACTGGATTTCGGTATGACTACGCCACCGGAACAGCCGATTATTGATATGATTGCCAAAGCATTTCCGCTCACGCTACAGCTCACTTTTATCGGGGTATTTTTAGCAGCAATCGTCTCTTTTTCTTTAGGTATTCTTGCCGCACTTTATCGTGATCGTTGGATAGACCAAGTAATTCGCCTAGTTTCGGTAGCTGCGGTTGCCACACCGTCTTTCTGGCTTGGTATCTTACTGATTCAATACTTTTCTTTAAAACTGGATTGGTTACCGTCCGGCGGTTTTGTATCGTTCAGTGAGGATCCGAACGAATATTTCCGTTCGATGATTTTACCGTCACTTGCGCTTGCCGTACCGGTTTGTGCCTCATTAATTCGTGTCGTGCGTACCACAATGGTGGAAGAAATGGATAAAGATTACGTGCGTACCGCAATTGGTAATGGTGTGCCTTACTCAACCGTGATTCGTCATAATGTCTTACGAAACGCATTAATCACACCGGTGACCGTACTTGGTTTACGGGTCGGCTATTTACTCGGTGGTGCGGTAGTGATTGAACAAATCTTCGATCTTCCGGGTATGGGTAAACTTATCTTTAACGGTATCGTGAACCACGACTTACACTTAGTGCAAGGTGTGGTGCTTACTATCGCCTTTACCTTCGTATTAGTTAATATCATTGTTGATATTCTCTATTTGCTCATCAATCCAAAAATTCGGAGTCTATAATGTTTCGTCAAGGATTAGCCGCTCGACTAGCTAACGGTGGCGCTAGATTTAGAGCATTATCAACCAGTTCAAAAATTGCATTGATTTTCATCTTATTTGTGGCTTGCATTGCAATTTTAGCCCCGATTGTTGCCCCGTATGATCCATTACAAACCCTTCGACCGGTACAAGCACCAAGCGGTGACTATCTATTCGGTACCGATCGTTTAGGGCGTGATATTTTCTCCCGTATGGTTTGGGGGGCGAGAACTTCACTCTTTATCGGTTTAGGCGCGGTAGGTGTCGCCATCTTGTTTGGTGGCATTCTAGGTGCAACCGCCGCAACCGCAGACAAATTCGGTAACGAAGTGATCATGCGTTTAATGGATATTTTGATGGCATTCCCGGGCATTGCTCTTGCCGCAGTATTACTTGCGACCTTTGGTAACTCCGTTCCGGTGATTATCATTACCATAGCGGTCGTTTATACGCCGCAACTTGCAAGGGTGGTACGTGCGAATGTCGTATCCCAATGGGAAGAAGATTATGTGCGTGCCGAACGCGTGTTAGGCGGTAGCCGTACTTATATTTTAGTTAAACACGTTGTACGTAATACTGCCGCACCGGTATTAGTGTTTGCCACGGTAATGGTGGCGGATGCAATCGTATTTGAAGCTTCACTTTCATTCTTAGGTGCCGGCGTACAACCACCGTTCCCGTCTTGGGGTAATATTTTATCGGAAGGACGCAACCTTGTTTTAAGTGGCTTCTGGTGGGCGACAACTTTTGCTGGAATTATGATTCTGCTTACCGTATTAGCATTAAATATCTTGGCGGAAGGTTTAACCGATGCGTTAGTTAATCCAAAACTAAAAAGCTCACCAAAAACCAAAGAAGATGTCGCAAAACCGCTTTCAACCGATGTGCAAGAAGCGATGGCGGAAACACTCGCTTTAAAACGTTATTTGCTGAAATTACATGAGAAAGAAACGACTCGCACAGATCGCATGCAATTAAATACAAATGCGAAACCGATTTTACAAGTGAAAAATTTATCGATTCGCTTCCCGAATCGTTACGGTGAAATTCCGCTGGTTGATAACATCAGCTTTACCGTACATGAAGGCGAAACAATGGGCTTAGTCGGTGAATCCGGTTGCGGTAAATCAATTACCGCCTTCTCTATCATGGGCTTATTACCGAAAACCGCTCAAATCACCGGTGAAATCTTATTTACCGATCGTAGCGGTAAACAGCACAATTTACTTAAATCTGATCAATTAAATGAGCTTAGAGGTCATGAAATTTCAATGATTTACCAAGATGCGTTAAGTGCGCTTAACCCGTCTATGCGAATCAAAGACCAAATGGCACAGCTGATTAGCCGAGGTGGAAAACAAAGCGCAGAAACCTTATTACAATGGGTAAAACTCGATCCGGAAAAAACACTTAACCGTTATCCGCACGAGCTTTCAGGCGGACAGCGCCAACGTGTATTGATTGCAATGGCACTCGCTCGTGAGCCTAAATTATTAATCGCCGATGAACCGACCACTGCGCTCGATGTTGTAGTACAAGCCGAAGTGATCAAACTCTTAAATGAATTACGTGAAAAACTAGGTTTTGCGATGGTGTTCGTCAGCCACGATCTCGCACTCGTTGCACAAATGGCACACCACATCACGGTCATGTATGCAGGTCAGGTGGTTGAAGCGGCACCGACTACACCGCTCTTAGCAAATCCGACCCACGAATATACGCGTGGTTTACTCGGTTCGGTTCTCTCAACCGAATTACGTGCCGAACGCTTATATCAAATTCCGGGCAGCGTACCGTCACCGTTCGACTTTGCGAAAGGTGACCGCTTCGCCAGCCGTTCATTACGTCCGGAAGCGGATCCGGAGCAACATTTACAACTGGTTGCTACTGATGATCATCCACAACATTTTTGGGCATCACATTTAGCAACACAAGAAAAACGCGTGGAGGGATAAATCATGAGTATGAAAGTGTTAAAAGAACAACCGATTCTTGAGTTATCCGATATTGTGATGCAATTTGCATCTCGAGACGGTACTTTGTTTAATCCGAAAAAATTCACAGCGGTAGATAATGTCAGTTTATCAATCTATGCAGGGGAAACGGTCGGGTTAGTCGGTCAATCCGGCTGCGGTAAATCGACCTTAGCCAGTATTATGATCGGTTTGCAAAAACCGACTTCCGGCACGGTTAAATTTAACGGCTTACAAATGAAATATGGTAGCACCGAAGCCCGTAAACAGTTCGGTCGTCAAGTTTCAGTGATTTTCCAGGATCCGGCAACCGCGCTCAATCCTCGTATGCGTGTATTGGATATTTTAAAAGATCCGATGGATATTCATAACGTATTGCAACCGCACGAACGAGAAAAACGAGTGTACGAATTACTCTCTCGAGTCGGTTTACCTCGTTCCGCCGCTTTAGTTGAGCCGACCCGTTTATCCGGCGGTCAAAAACAACGTGTCGCCATTGCCAGAGCCTTAGCGCTCAACCCTAAACTGATTGTTGCCGATGAACCGACTTCCGCACTTGACGTATCGGTACGAGCACAAGTGTTAAATTTACTTGCTGATCTTAAAAAAGAGCTGAATCTGGCGATGGTGTTTATCTCCCACGATTTACAAACCGTGCATCAAGTTTCGGATCGCATTGTGGTGATGAACGGCGGAAAAGTGGTGGAAACCGGTAGTTCAAGCGAAGTATTCAATTCGCCAAAAGAAGAATACACTCGCACACTGATTAATGCCGCACCGTCATTATTGTAATTTATGCTACATTCAGGGCAGGTTTATCCTGCCCTTTTATCTATATCCATTATGCAATCAATTCAAATTACCCAAACGATTTATACGGATTTACTTATTGTCGGTTCAGGTATTGCCGGGCTTGCGGCGGCAGTTGAAGCGGAACGACTTGGGCTGAAAACGACGTTAATCAGCAAAACGCCTATTGGTTCAGGCGCAAGTTTCTTTCCGTTAAAAGCCACACTGGGCATTCAAGTGACCGGTGAAAATGATTCGGAAAAATTCCAACAAGATATTGAACGTGTCGGTAAAGGCAGAACCAATCCAAAAGTAGTGAAAGCCTATATTGAAGACTCGCCCCAAGCGATTGGATTACTCGAAAAAATCGGCTTTAAGCCTTGGCTACGCAACGACAATCGCCCAGCCTGTTTCGCCGAGTATCCCCGCCCTATTTATCTGATCAATAATTGGCGGGAAGCCGCTCAACGGGCGAAACAAATTCTTGATAGCCAATCCACTAATGTTTATGAACAAGCGACACTACTGCATATCGTTACCGAACAAAATCAAGTGCAAGGAGCGGTGTTTAGCCTAAATATAAGCGGTCAAATTTGCTATATTTTTTGCAAAACCAGCCAAATCATTTTAGCAAGCGGTGGCATTGCCGGCTTGTATAAAGACAATCTTTATCCGGCGGATATTATCGGCTCAACGCATTCCATCGCTCAACAAGCCGGTGCAAAATTGACTAATCTCGCTTTTATTCAATTTATCCCCTCGTTTGTCGAACCGAAATACAAAGTGTTATTTGGCGAACATACGCTGAAATACGTCACTAAAATTACCGATGAAAACGGGCAAGATCTGTTCTCGCATCTCACTCAAACACAATTTCAACAAATGATGTTAGCCCGCAGCCATTATGCGCCGTTTAGTGTGGATTTCCCTTGTGTCGAATTCGATTTGGTGATGATGAAACATTTATTGGCTAACCCACAGCAAAAAGGCATTTACCTGCACTATAGCCCAGAGCTTTATCAAGATAAGCAAGAGTTTTATACGGTTTATCTCAACTGGTTACGTCAAGAAGTAGGGATAGATTTAGTTAAAGATAAGATTGCGATTGCGCCATTTGCACATAGCTGCAACGGCGGAATTGAAATTGATGAATACGGTGAATCTTGTGTCGCCGGATTGTTTGCGATTGGTGAAATCGCCCATTGTATTGAAGGGGCAAACCGCTTAGGTGGAAATTCGGTTGGAGGAGGATTAGTATTCGCCAAACGGGCGGTAGTACAAGCGGTCAAAAATTTGCAAAAAATTACCAAAATTCAACCGCTTGCAAACACTGACACTTATCGTTTACAGGCTGAAAAAGTGCTTAACCGGTTAAACAATCCAAACGGCGATAATTCCCTGCTTGCCAGTGAGCTACTCAAACAAATTCGTGAACAAATGGCTCGTTTTGCTAATGTGTATCGCACCAAAGCCAACTTAACCTTACTGTTGAACGAACTGCAACAGCTCGAAAAACGTTTTAATCCGCTTGCTCATCATCAGCAACAAGGCATCGAAATCTTTTATGCACTGAAAACTGCACAACTTGTCGTTTCTCAGATGCTAAACGAACCGAATAGTTTAGGCGCGCATTACTTATGCTGATGAGCAGTAAAACAAAATACAAAAATAAAGGGCAAGATTTTATCTTGCCCTTTTGATCATCCATTTAATGATTATTTGCCCCAAACTTCTTCGCTGATTTCACGAATAAAGTTCAGTTTTGCCCATTGTTGCTCTTCCGTCAGAATATTACCTTCTTCGGTTGACGCAAAGCCACATTGCGGACTTAAACAAAGCTGATTAATGTCCACATATTGTGCCGCTTCTTGAATACGAGCAATTACTTCATCACGATTTTCTAATTCACCGTCTTTTGAGGTGATTAAGCCTAAAACTACTTGTTGATCTTTGATAAAACGTAACGGTTTGAAATCACCCGAACGATCAGAATCGTACTCTAAGAAGAAACCGTCAATGCGACAGGTGCCGAATAAAGTTTCCGCCACCGGCTCATAACCGCCTGCCGAGAACCACGTTGAACGGAAGTTACCACGACAAATATGCATAGTAATTGCAATATCATCCGCTGGTTTTGCATCAATGATTTTATTAACCATATATACGTAATCTTTGGCAATTTGGTCTAAATCTAAACCACGTGCTTTATAGGCTGCACGTTTGTCCTCGGCACAAAATTCACCCCAGCTGGTATCATCTAATTGTAAATTGCGGCAACCTAATTTATAGAACACGTTCATCGCTTTAATATACGCATCGGCAATATCGTCTAACAATAATTGGTTGTTATTTTCATAACGTGCAATCGGCTGGTAATCTTCCGTACGTACATTGGTAATCAAATGTAACATTGAAGGTGATGGGATAGTAAATTTCACTTCCGTTTCACCGGCAATTTTTTGTAACGAACGGAAATGTTCTACAAACGGGTGCGATTCCGAAAAATCCACTTTATCAACAATCTTAATTGTTTTCGGACGTACGCTGTGGTGTTTAAATTGTACCGAGAACTTCTCTGCGTCCACTTCCTGAATACCGTCTAATGCGGCTAAAAAATCCATATGCCAGAACGTACGGCGAAATTCGCCGTCAGTTACCGCGTGTAAACCTACTGCTTTTTGATGTTCAACTAATTTTGCAATTTCCGCATCTTCTACTTGGGTTAAATCCGCACATGAAATATCGCCGCATGAACATTGCTGACGAGCTTGTTTAATCGGATCCGTACGTAAAAAGCTACCGACAATATCAAAACGGTAAGGTGCAGAAGTACGTTGCGTTGCCGTAGGGAATAATTGAGACATTGTGTTTCCTTGTAATCATTAAAATATAAATTTCACTGAATTCTAACAAATTTTATTTTTTAATCATCTGAAAAAATTTTGAGATAATTATGAATAATATTCATATTGAGTTTAATGTATCGTGACCTAACAAGCGGTTAAATTTGCATAAAAATTTGCAAATCGTCCCTCGATTATTCCGCTAATGTGACGGAATAAAACGAAGTGTAACCAAACGGGCTTTGCACAAAACCTTGCACACGCTTACTGACCGGCACATAGTTAATCGCATGCGCAATCGGAATTATCGGTGTATTTTTTTGGAAAATTTCGACCGCTTGTTGATATAACTGCTGACGTTCAGAGGTATTTTGTGTTTGTACCGCTTTTTGTAATAAGCCTTCAAATTCGTTATCCGTCCAACGTGAATAATTGGTACCCGGAATATTTTCTTTGCTTAATAGTGGAAACAGGAAATTGTCCGGATCGCCGTTACGACTTGTCCAGCCGTAAGTGCCGGCTGAAAATTCGCCTTCACGAGTTCGCTTATTAAAATCCGCCCATTCGTAGCTCACTAATTTCGCTTTTACCCCGATTTTCGCCCAATCCGCTTGAATAATTTCTGCAGTGCGTCTTGGATTCGGATTTGACGGACGCACCACCGGCTGTACCCAAATTTCGGTTTCAAAACCGTTTGGATATCCTGCCTCAGCTAATAATTTTTTGGCTTTTACCAAATCAAATTCATACTGAACCAAATTTTTATTATAACCAAGCACCGAACTTGGGAACGGATTAATCGCTACCGTACCGCCACCTTGGAACACCGCATCAACAATCGCTTTTTTATCGGTAGCGTGTTGTAGTGCTTGGCGCACCTTCACATTATCTAATGCCACTTTTTTGGTATTGAGTCCGATATATGCCAGATTTAAACCTTCACGCTCAAATAACGTCACTTTCGGATCTTGTTTCATTTGTGCAATATCGGCGATATTCGGGAAATCAATTACATCACATTCACCGGCTTTCAATTTAGCATAGCGTGTACCGGCATCGGGTGTAATCGCAAAAATTAGTCGCTCAAACTTTGCTTTACCCTGCCAATAATTCGGATTAGCTTTATAACGTACCGCCTGGTCAGTTTGATAAACCTGAAACTCAAACGGCCCCGTACCAATCGGCTGTTGGTCCAATAATTCCGACTTACCTTCCGCTAATAATTTATCCGCATATTCTTTTGAATAAATCGATAAGAAATCCATTGCAACTGTGGTAAGAAACGGACTATTCGGCTGATTTAGCGTCATTTTCACCGTATGTTCATCCACTTTCTCAACCGACTTTAAAATTTTCGGCAAATTCATCCATTGATAATAGAAATAAGTACCGCCGGAAACATTGTAGTAGGGGTGACTTTTATCCGCCTGACGCTGAAACGAAAATACCACGTCATCAGCATTTAAATTGCGACTTGGGGTAAATAACTTGTTACTGTGAAACTGTATGTCTTTACGTAGATGGAAAGTATAGGTTAAGCCGTCTTCACTTACTTCCCATTTTTCCGCCAAACTCGGCTCAACCTCAATTTTACCGGCTTTAAATGCTAATAAACGGTCATAAATTTGCTGAGAACTGGCATTAAAGTCATTGGCATCATTAGTAATTGCAGGGCTTAATTTTTGGGGTGCGGTTGCAACACAATTCACTAACGTATTTGCCGGCGCGGCTGTAAGCAACGATGAAAAGCTAATCAAAGGTAGGGCTAAAAAAATCTTAGAAAAACGCATAAAAAAGTCCTCATTCAAACTCATTTCGCGAACATAGAATATTTTTAGATGAATTTGAAATAACAAAATCCACATTCTTATAACCAAATCACTATATCTTTCACAGGTTTGTAAATTTAGTATTTTTCACCATTTTGGGGATAAAAAATAAAAAACGTATCAAACCCTATATAACCGATATGATTTAGAATTATTCACTAAATAATTAAAAAATAATCACATAACTCTCTAAGTGAAAATAAAGTTTTAGCTAGATCACAAAATTGACATTTTTTACTTGTTTCTTATAACCAGAAGATTATGATCAGACAAAATTTTTATAATTCTGCAAATTAAATAGGAGAGTTTTATGGCTACGCCATCTAATCGTTTTTCCCTTACTTGGGTACTAAACCTCTTTGGTACGGCTGTTGGTGCGGGTGTTTTATTTTTACCGATCAACGCCGGTATGAGTGGTTTTTACCCATTAATTATCATGACTTTATTAGTTGGACCGATGACTTACCTCGCACACCGAGGACTTGCTCGTTTTGTACTTTCTTCAAGTAAACCGGGTAGCGATATTACCAACGTAGTACGTGAACATTTCGGTGAAAATGCCGGTAAATTTATTACTTTACTCTACTTCTTCGCAATCTTCCCGATTCTATTAATTTATGGCGTAGGTATCACCAATACGGTCGGTTCATTTATTGAAAACCAATTGCATATGGCTGTACCGCCTCGTGCATTACTATCCGGTGTATTAATTGCGGTAATGATTAGCGTGATGTTGCTTAGCGAACAAGCGATGTTAAAAATCACCACTTACTTAGTTTACCCATTAGTATTAATCCTATTCGGTTTATCTATTTACCTGATTCCAGAATGGAACGGTGCGGCATTACAACAAATGCCAAGCACAGGTGATTTCTTAACTACTTTATGGTTAACAATTCCGGTATTAGTGTTTGCTTTTAACCATTCACCGGCAATTTCATCATTTGCGCTTTCACAGCAAAAACATTATCAAGATCCGCAAAAAACTGAAGTTGAATCAAGCAAAGTATTACGTTCAACCGCAATAATCTTAGTGTTATTTGTTATGTTCTTCGTTTTCAGTTGTGTATTAACGCTAACACCTGAAGAATTAGCACAAGCGAAAGCACAAAATATTTCAATTTTGTCTTACTTAGCAAATAAATTCGATAACCCGATTATTTCTTACTTTGGACCTTTCGTAGCATTCTTAGCTATCGGCAGCTCATTCTTCGGTCACTATTTAGGTGCGCGTGAAGGTTTAGAGGGCTTAGTGAATCAGTTACGTGATAAACCGATTGAATCGGCAAAATTCA encodes the following:
- a CDS encoding dipeptide/oligopeptide/nickel ABC transporter permease/ATP-binding protein, with protein sequence MFRQGLAARLANGGARFRALSTSSKIALIFILFVACIAILAPIVAPYDPLQTLRPVQAPSGDYLFGTDRLGRDIFSRMVWGARTSLFIGLGAVGVAILFGGILGATAATADKFGNEVIMRLMDILMAFPGIALAAVLLATFGNSVPVIIITIAVVYTPQLARVVRANVVSQWEEDYVRAERVLGGSRTYILVKHVVRNTAAPVLVFATVMVADAIVFEASLSFLGAGVQPPFPSWGNILSEGRNLVLSGFWWATTFAGIMILLTVLALNILAEGLTDALVNPKLKSSPKTKEDVAKPLSTDVQEAMAETLALKRYLLKLHEKETTRTDRMQLNTNAKPILQVKNLSIRFPNRYGEIPLVDNISFTVHEGETMGLVGESGCGKSITAFSIMGLLPKTAQITGEILFTDRSGKQHNLLKSDQLNELRGHEISMIYQDALSALNPSMRIKDQMAQLISRGGKQSAETLLQWVKLDPEKTLNRYPHELSGGQRQRVLIAMALAREPKLLIADEPTTALDVVVQAEVIKLLNELREKLGFAMVFVSHDLALVAQMAHHITVMYAGQVVEAAPTTPLLANPTHEYTRGLLGSVLSTELRAERLYQIPGSVPSPFDFAKGDRFASRSLRPEADPEQHLQLVATDDHPQHFWASHLATQEKRVEG
- a CDS encoding ABC transporter ATP-binding protein codes for the protein MSMKVLKEQPILELSDIVMQFASRDGTLFNPKKFTAVDNVSLSIYAGETVGLVGQSGCGKSTLASIMIGLQKPTSGTVKFNGLQMKYGSTEARKQFGRQVSVIFQDPATALNPRMRVLDILKDPMDIHNVLQPHEREKRVYELLSRVGLPRSAALVEPTRLSGGQKQRVAIARALALNPKLIVADEPTSALDVSVRAQVLNLLADLKKELNLAMVFISHDLQTVHQVSDRIVVMNGGKVVETGSSSEVFNSPKEEYTRTLINAAPSLL
- a CDS encoding FAD-dependent oxidoreductase; this translates as MQSIQITQTIYTDLLIVGSGIAGLAAAVEAERLGLKTTLISKTPIGSGASFFPLKATLGIQVTGENDSEKFQQDIERVGKGRTNPKVVKAYIEDSPQAIGLLEKIGFKPWLRNDNRPACFAEYPRPIYLINNWREAAQRAKQILDSQSTNVYEQATLLHIVTEQNQVQGAVFSLNISGQICYIFCKTSQIILASGGIAGLYKDNLYPADIIGSTHSIAQQAGAKLTNLAFIQFIPSFVEPKYKVLFGEHTLKYVTKITDENGQDLFSHLTQTQFQQMMLARSHYAPFSVDFPCVEFDLVMMKHLLANPQQKGIYLHYSPELYQDKQEFYTVYLNWLRQEVGIDLVKDKIAIAPFAHSCNGGIEIDEYGESCVAGLFAIGEIAHCIEGANRLGGNSVGGGLVFAKRAVVQAVKNLQKITKIQPLANTDTYRLQAEKVLNRLNNPNGDNSLLASELLKQIREQMARFANVYRTKANLTLLLNELQQLEKRFNPLAHHQQQGIEIFYALKTAQLVVSQMLNEPNSLGAHYLC
- a CDS encoding 5-methyltetrahydropteroyltriglutamate--homocysteine S-methyltransferase, which produces MSQLFPTATQRTSAPYRFDIVGSFLRTDPIKQARQQCSCGDISCADLTQVEDAEIAKLVEHQKAVGLHAVTDGEFRRTFWHMDFLAALDGIQEVDAEKFSVQFKHHSVRPKTIKIVDKVDFSESHPFVEHFRSLQKIAGETEVKFTIPSPSMLHLITNVRTEDYQPIARYENNNQLLLDDIADAYIKAMNVFYKLGCRNLQLDDTSWGEFCAEDKRAAYKARGLDLDQIAKDYVYMVNKIIDAKPADDIAITMHICRGNFRSTWFSAGGYEPVAETLFGTCRIDGFFLEYDSDRSGDFKPLRFIKDQQVVLGLITSKDGELENRDEVIARIQEAAQYVDINQLCLSPQCGFASTEEGNILTEEQQWAKLNFIREISEEVWGK